A genomic window from Lycium ferocissimum isolate CSIRO_LF1 unplaced genomic scaffold, AGI_CSIRO_Lferr_CH_V1 ctg1464, whole genome shotgun sequence includes:
- the LOC132042320 gene encoding uncharacterized protein LOC132042320 — protein sequence MASFQKQLAVFMLLFWVAIIAKYSGSPNMMVMAVRDLPLDVAIMEQALFPNGGITCQRSCKTNNDCSDGIFCRRCHYFPKENVRICLAA from the exons ATGGCCTCTTTTCAAAAGCAGTTAGCTGTTTTCATGCTTCTCTTCTGGGTCGCTATAATTG CCAAATATTCAGGATCACCAAACATGATGGTTATGGCTGTACGTGACTTGCCTTTGGATGTGGCTATCATGGAACAAGCTCTTTTTCCAAATGGAGGAATCACTTGCCAGAGATCATGTAAAACAAACAATGATTGCTCAGATGGTATTTTTTGCAGGAGATGCCATTATTTTCCAAAAGAGAACGTCCGCATTTGTCTTGCTGCTTAA